One segment of Lachancea thermotolerans CBS 6340 chromosome E complete sequence DNA contains the following:
- a CDS encoding KLTH0E00154p (conserved hypothetical protein): MKCLQTVLASAICLISKAAAEVFIVDNDTPTALQVLLPLAAGKQVLGITTNLGDYDTDAATYEAAMALSTGNLTSCVPVYKGAEQPLLLDYNTYHLWQDLYGDIVWQGAWDKDYESPVPVNASYEYNKTVGAPQWIMDTVKNSKDNVTIVAAGTMTNLALALAQWPAMAEKVKLVIMGGYVDGQIAQTTGGDFVNDMYTDFNLMVDPEAAQTALSAPWKELVIVGNISSEIFPTQDLYNELIAVSGGLAEIKSNKSLGYVSETVGNGTLPSFNLPYWDEVASAIAADPEIVTGSYDAYVSVDTSFSSPFYGSLRIYPANLRAKKGVRTGKAKMITSIDEGKLNAMIVDALVRDWTNYCKTGSAPSVAIM; this comes from the coding sequence ATGAAGTGCTTACAAACTGTGCTGGCATCAGCTATTTGTTTAATTAGTAAAGCTGCCGCTGAGGTTTTCATTGTCGACAACGACACTCCTACCGCtttgcaagttttgcttCCTTTGGCGGCTGGCAAGCAGGTGTTGGGTATTACAACAAACCTCGGTGATTACGATACTGATGCTGCAACTTATGAAGCAGCAATGGCGTTGTCGACAGGTAACTTGACATCCTGTGTCCCTGTGTACAAAGGCGCAGAGCAGCCCTTGCTATTAGATTACAATACCTACCACTTGTGGCAAGACCTGTATGGCGACATCGTCTGGCAGGGCGCTTGGGACAAAGACTACGAAAGTCCTGTCCCCGTTAACGCTTCCTACGAGTACAACAAGACTGTTGGCGCCCCTCAGTGGATTATGGATACagtcaaaaactccaaGGATAATGTGACTATTGTTGCAGCTGGCACAATGACAAACTTAGCTCTGGCTCTTGCCCAATGGCCAGCTATGGCAGAGAAAGTCAAATTGGTTATAATGGGCGGGTATGTCGATGGACAGATTGCTCAAACCACTGGTGGAGACTTTGTCAATGACATGTACACTGATTTCAACTTGATGGTCGACCCTGAGGCAGCTCAAACCGCGCTCTCTGCTCCATGGAAGGAACTGGTGATTGTTGGTAACATAAGTTCCGAAATTTTCCCCACTCAGGATCTTTACAATGAACTAATTGCAGTGTCTGGCGGCTTAGCTGAGATAAAGAGCAACAAATCTCTAGGTTACGTGAGCGAAACTGTCGGGAACGGCACTTTGCCCTCGTTCAATCTGCCATACTGGGATGAGGTCGCCTCTGCCATAGCTGCTGATCCTGAAATAGTCACTGGTTCTTACGACGCGTACGTCTCTGTCGAcacttcattttcttctcctttctACGGCAGTTTAAGGATTTATCCAGCAAACTTACGTGCTAAGAAAGGAGTTAGAACTGGCAAAGCAAAAATGATTACCTCGATCGATGAGGGCAAACTTAATGCTATGATTGTCGATGCGCTCGTCAGAGACTGGACCAATTACTGTAAGACTGGCAGTGCTCCAAGTGTGGCAATTATGTGA
- a CDS encoding KLTH0E00132p (weakly similar to uniprot|P53389 Saccharomyces cerevisiae YNR055C HOL1 Putative ion transporter similar to the major facilitator superfamily of transporters; mutations in membrane-spanning domains permit nonselective cation uptake), whose amino-acid sequence MTTVIDYNVIPGDSHLVDFDETRKSGEREGKIVLNPTPSDDPDDPLNWTPRRKWTAVACVLIYTLGACIPTAAIYSVLPNIEANTNITLSELNNGTGYMFLFLGLGCLIFQPLALQFGKRPIYLFSMLATALICVWPPYTKSNGEWVASKILQGFVGSSMESLPEISMSDLFFEHERSFALSLYGLTLLSASFLAPFVAGFISEGQGWEWVMWWCAIFGAVCFVLLFFLMEETNYDRKLKVDAATGEVITLASRKQQLGAVFTNIDEVIASNSEGNNAGEKNETKTNDIGASLQTEEYPENINIVNQVSNVEVVDSNSYAPNYEGTKTYLQKLSLFGGRRKKFLLQHYIFAPFLMARFPVVLWAGFLYGSSLVWFNVLNATAALILGGSPYDFSSSTIGVAYLSPTIFSVILFFISGLCSDWLKVRVALWRGTGLSKPEDRLWILVIYCVLGCAASILWGVGAYYEIHWFGLVFGMGLLGGCGIFGIASSATYVVDTYKELDTEAMVVVIIIRNCMSFGVSYGITDWVTDLGYKKCFISVAFLCFAANFTFLAMVYFGPRLRNRQKHMYWSMVDKYRKLGMH is encoded by the coding sequence ATGACAACAGTTATAGATTACAATGTCATTCCAGGGGACTCACACCTTGTAGACTTTGAcgaaacaagaaaaagtggtGAACGTGAGGGTAAAATCGTTTTAAACCCTACGCCTTCGGACGACCCAGATGATCCGCTTAACTGGACTCCTCGTCGCAAGTGGACCGCTGTTGCGTGCGTGTTGATATACACTCTCGGAGCCTGTATTCCAACCGCAGCGATATACTCAGTGCTCCCCAACATCGAAGCAAACACTAATATCACTTTGAGTGAACTGAACAACGGTACTGGCTATATGTTTCTGTTCCTGGGTCTTGGTTGTCTCATTTTTCAGCCACTGGCGTTACAATTTGGCAAGAGGCCGATTTACCTCTTCTCTATGCTTGCTACGGCTTTGATATGTGTTTGGCCCCCCTATACAAAATCCAACGGCGAATGGGTTGCGTCTAAAATCCTACAGGGCTTTGTTGGATCATCTATGGAATCTCTTCCGGAAATTTCGATGAGTGACTTGTTTTTCGAGCATGAAAGATCTTTTGCTTTATCTCTATACGGCTTAACCCTTCTCTCTGCCTCTTTCTTAGCTCCTTTTGTGGCAGGGTTTATATCTGAAGGCCAGGGATGGGAGTGGGTTATGTGGTGGTGTGCTATTTTCGGGGCAGTTTGCTTCGTCTTACTGTTTTTCTTAATGGAGGAGACCAACTATGACAGAAAGCTTAAGGTTGATGCTGCAACAGGAGAGGTAATCACTTTGGCGTCTCGAAAGCAGCAATTAGGTGCGGTTTTCACTAATATTGATGAAGTTATTGCCAGTAATTCTGAAGGTAATAATGCTGGTGAAAAGAATGAAACCAAGACAAACGATATTGGTGCCTCACTGCAAACTGAAGAATATCCTGAGAACATAAATATCGTAAATCAGGTCAGTAATGTTGAGGTGGTTGATTCAAACTCTTATGCCCCAAACTATGAGGGAACGAAGACCTACTTACAAAAGCTTTCGCTATTCGGTgggagaagaaagaagttCCTTCTGCAGCATTACATCTTCGCACCTTTCCTTATGGCTCGCTTCCCCGTGGTTTTGTGGGCTGGATTCCTTTATGGTAGCTCGCTGGTTTGGTTCAACGTTTTGAATGCAACTGCGGCTCTCATTCTCGGTGGTTCTCCCTATGATTTTTCTTCTAGTACAATTGGAGTAGCCTACCTCTCACCAACAATTTTTAGTGTCATTCTATTCTTCATCTCGGGTCTTTGTTCTGATTGGCTCAAGGTCCGCGTAGCACTTTGGAGAGGTACTGGATTGAGCAAGCCAGAAGATAGACTTTGGATATTAGTCATATACTGTGTTTTGGGGTGTGCTGCTTCCATCCTTTGGGGGGTTGGAGCATATTATGAAATCCATTGGTTTGGCCTCGTTTTCGGGATGGGCCTCTTAGGAGGTTGCGGCATCTTTGGAATAGCGTCCTCGGCTACTTATGTGGTGGATACGTACAAGGAGCTGGACACAGAAGCAATGGTTGTGGTAATCATCATCCGCAATTGCATGTCTTTCGGCGTGAGTTATGGTATAACGGATTGGGTCACCGACCTTGGCTACAAAAAATGTTTTATTAGTGTTGCTTTCCTGTGCTTTGCTGCCAACTTTACCTTCCTTGCTATGGTTTATTTTGGTCCACGACTACGGAATCGGCAGAAGCATATGTATTGGTCGATGGTTGACAAATATCGGAAGCTGGGTATGCATTAA